CGCCGACTTCCTGGAGCGCTTGGAGGTCGGCGACGACGGCGTCGTGTCCGCGATGCTGCCGGTGAACGCCGCCCTCTTCGGGCAGCAGCGGCTCCGCTTCCGCAGCCGCGTCGAACCGACCGAGGACGGCGGCGCCCTCGTCGGCCTCGACCTGGACGACGTGCCCGGCTGGGCGCGCGTCGGTGGGCGCGGCCGCGTCGAGCCGGACGGCGACGGGACCGTGCTGCGCTACGCGTTCGACGTCGAGATCCACCTGTCGTTGCCGACCAGCCGGCACTGGGGCGGGCGGGCCCTGCTGCGCATGATCGACGTCACCGCCGACGCCGTCCTCGCCAAGATCCAAGCGTCGTTCCCCGAAGCGGTGCGGGCCGCCGCCCAGGACGCCGCCCGCGAGGTCGACGCCGCCTGAGGGCGGCGCCCCCGGGGGGTCACTTCCCGACGCAGAAGTTCGCGAACACGTGCTCGAGCGTCGCTTCGGCGACGTCGCCGCGTCCCGTCAACGACGCCAGGTCCACCAGCGCGTCCTGGACGTCCATCGCCATCAGGTCGTCGGGGGCCTCCAGGGCCCGGGCGAGGGCCGCGTCGACGCGGCGGAGGACGTCGACGTGTCGGTCGCTCGTCACCCACACCTCCTCGCCGGTGGCGCTCCCCACCAGCGCCTCCGCCACGGCGTCCACCAACGCCTCCATGCCGTCGCCCGTGGTCGCGCTGACGGGGAGGGCGGCGGGGAGGCCGCCGCCGGGCGCGGCGGGGTCCCATGCGGGGGGCAGATCCCCCTTCGAGGCGACCGCGAGCGTCCGCCCCTGCGGGAGGCGGTCCCACAGCGCGCGGTCCTCCGCCTCCAGCGGGCGGCTCGCGTCCCACAAGCCCAGCACCAGGTCGGCGTTCTCGGCGAGGTCGAGCGCACGCTCGACGCCGACCGACTCGATCGCGTCGGGGCTCTCGCGCACCCCGGCGGTATCGATGGCGGTCACCGGGACGCCGCGCAGCTCGAGGGGCGCCTCCAGGTAGTCGCGGGTGGTGCCGGGCACGTCGGACACGATCGAACGGTCGAACCCCAGGAGGGCGTTCAGGAGGCTCGATTTGCCGGCGTTCGGGCGCCCAACGATCGCGAGCCGCGCGCCGCGGCGCGCGAGGGCGGCAGCGTCGGCGGTGGCGAGCAACGCCGCGATGCGCTCGCGGACCCCCATGATGCGCGGGCGCGGGTCGCGGAGCTCGACCCCCTCCTCGGGGTAATCGAGGACCGCCGTGACGTCGCCGTACGCCGCCGTGAGGGCAGCCTCGAGGTGGAGCAGCTCCTGCGACAGGCGTTCCGTGAGGCCGTCGGCGGCGCTGCGTCGCGCCCGCTCGCTGCGGGCCTCCACGACCGCGAGGACGCTTTCCGCCTGCACGAGGTCGAGCTTGCCGGCGAGGTACGCGCGGAGCGTGAATTCGCCCGGTCCGGCCGGTCGGGCGCCGGCGGCGAGGCACGCGTCGAGGACCGCTCGGAGCACCGCCGGCCCGCCGTGCGTCTGCAGCTCCACGGCGTCCTGCCCCGTGTAGCTGTGGGGGGCGCGGAACGGCAGCAACACCGCGTCGTCGAGCACCGCGCCGTCGCGCGTGACGCGGCCGGTCACGATGCGGCCGGCGGGCCGGGCGCTCGGGGGGCGACCGCGGCGCGGGCGGAAGACCGCGTCGGCGACGTCGAACGCGTCGGGGCCCGCGACGCGGACGATCCCGATCGCGCCCTCGCCGGCCGCGGTGGCGATCGCCGCGATCGTGTCGCCGGAGGGGGGTAACGCCATGCGGGAAGGGTCGCACGTCGGCCCGCCCGACGTCGTCGCGCACCGTGCGCCTTGGTATCCTCGGCGGCCCGAGGAGGGCGCCATGACCGGCATCGAGTTGCTGCAACGCGTCGCCACGCCGTGGCTGGACCGCGTCGCGATGATCGGGACGCACGTCGGGTCGGAGGCGTTCTTCGTCGCCGCGTTGAGCGTGACGTACCTGGCGATCGACGCGGGGGCGGGGCGCCGTCTGGCGCTGGCGGTGGTCGTGAGCCAGTGGACGAACCAGGCGCTCAAGGGGGTGGTGGACGCCCCCCGCCCGTTCGAGCTGGACCCGTCGCTCCTGCGGCTGCCCGGCGCGGCGGAGACCGCTCCGCACGCGTCGTTCCCCAGCGGGCACGCGCAGGTGAGCGCCACCTTCTGGACGTTCGCGGCGTGGCACGTCCGCCGTCGCCGCTTCGGACTGCTCGCCGTCGCGGGGGTCGTGGGCGTCGCCTGGACGCGGCCCTACCTGGGCGTGCACACGGTCCCCGACGTCCTGGCGGGGGTCGGGATCGGCGTCGCGATCGCCGCCGGGGCGGTCGGTCTGGTGGCGCTCGGCGTCCGCCTCCCAAGCGTCGCGGAGGGGGCCTTGGGCGTCGGCGTGCCGCTCGCCGGTGTCCTGCTGGTGCCGACGCCCGATGCGGCGCGGTTGGCGGGCGCCTTCGCCGGGGTCGCGACCGCGCCGTTGCTGCGTCGGCACGCGCCGCGCGGGGGTCCGCTGCGGCGGGCGGCGACCGCCGCCGCCGGGTTGGGCGCCGCGGCCGCCGTCCTGGCCGCCGGGAGCGCGGCCGCACGCCCCCTCGTCGCGGGCGGGGTCCCGCCCGCCGCGGTCGAGGCCGGGGTGACCCTCGCCGCGGTGTACGGCGCGTGGGTCGCCGCGCCGTGGACCGCCGACGCGCTGCTCGGGGGCGGCCTCCGGTGAGCGTCGCGCCGGACGGGCGCCGCGTCGCCCTCACGGTGGAGTTCGACGGGACCGACTTCCGCGGGTGGCAGTCGCAACCCACGGGGGAGCGGACGGTGCAGGACACCCTCGAGGCGGCCCTGGCGCGCCTCCCGGGCCCGCACGGGCGGGTGCACGCGGCCGGGCGGACCGACGCCGGCGTGCACGCGTTGGCGATGACGGCGCACGTCGACACCCGCAGCGCCCTCCCGCCGGAGAAGTTGCGGTTGGCGCTCGACGCGCACCTCCCTCGCGACGTGGCGGTCCTGGCGGTCGAGGACGTGCCGACGTCGTTCGAGGCGCAGTTCGGGGCGACGTACCGGCGGTACCTGTACCGCATGCGGGTCGTGCGCGACGCGCCGCGTGGGGTGGCGCTCGACCGCGCCCGGGTGTTGATGGTGCACGTGCCGCTGGACGTCGCCGCGATGCAGCGGGCGGCGCCTGCGTTCCTGGGGACGCGCGACTTCTCCAGCCTCGCGACGCAGGAGACCCGCTCGCGGGTTCGGACGCTGCTGCTGTGCGAGCTTCGCGAGCGCGACGGGGACCTCGAGCTGCACGTCGCGGCCGACGGGTTCCTGCGCGGCATGGTCCGTGCGATTGCGGGGACGTTGCTGCGCGTGGGCACCGGCCGGCTCGCGCCGGAGGCGATCCCCGCGATCCTCGAGGCGAAGGATCGGCGGCGCGCCGGCCAGGCGGTCGCGCCGTACGCGCTGTACTTCGTCGAGGCCGGCTACGCCCCCTGGGATGGGGCGCGCAGCGACGCGCGGTTGGCGCGCCTCCGGGGGCGGCCGGGGTAGGCTCCCGGCATGGCAGGCCCCCACTTTCGCGACGGGCACCCGTGGATGGTGGACGTCGGCGCGAAGGCCCCCAGCGCCCGCGTCGCCGTCGCCGAAGCCACCGTCCGCCTCCCCGCCGACGCCGTGCACGCCCTCGACGCTCCGAATGCGAAGGGCGACCCGGTCGCGGTCGCCGAGCTCGCCGGCATCCACGGATCGAAACGCACCGCCGACCTGATCCCGCTGTGTCACCCGCTGCCGCTCGACCGCTGCGAGGTCGTCGCGACCCGCGAAGGGGACGTCGTCCGCTTCACCGCGACCGCGGCGACGCACGCCCGGACGGGCGTCGAAATGGAGGCGATGACGGCGGCGAGCGTCGCGGCGTTGACGCTGTACGACATGCTCAAGAGCGTGTCCAAAGGCATCGCGATCGAGGCGGTGCGGTTGCTGTCGAAGGAGGGGGGAAAGAGCGGGGCATGGTCCGCGTCCGACCGCTCGACGTAAGCGACGGCGACGCCCTCGGCGCGTTCGCGGACGCGGCGCCCGGCCGGGGCGCGGTCGCGTTCTACGCCCGGACCGGGCACGCCTTCGTCGCCGAGGACGACGCCGGGATCGCCGGGTTCGCCCTCGCGGCGGCGGTCTGGGACGGGGAGCGCCCCACGGTGCGCCTCGCCCGCCTCGCGCTTCGTGCGCACGCCGAGGCGGACGAGGCGGACGCGGTCCGCGCCGCGTTGCTGGAGGCGGTCACGAAGAGCGCCTACGACGCGGCGGTGTACGACCTGGTCGCGGAGATCCCCGAGGGCGACGCCGCGACCGCGGCGTGGTTGGTGGCGGCGGACTGGACGGTCCGTCCGGTGACGACGTTCGTGCGGATCCTGGGGTCGCGCGGTGGGGGGGACCGCGGCGCGTGAGCGACGGGGGACTCCCCGTCACGTGGGTGGGGGTCGCGACGTTCGACGTGCACACCCCGGACGCGCGCAGCAAGAAGGACAAGCGGGGGGTCGTCACGCCGCTCGTCGAGCGGTTGCGGCGCCGCTACCCCGTGTCGGTGGCGCGCCTCGCGGGCGTCGATCGGCTCGACCGGGAGACGATCGGTCTGGTGGTGATCAACGCCGACGCCGCGCAGTGCCGCAGCGTGCTCGAGACGGCGACGGCGTACGCCGCGACGTTCGGTGCGCGCGTCGATGCGGTCCGCATCGACGTCGAGCGTTGGGATTGAGCGGCCCGCCGGGGTAGACTGGCGCCACCCAACCCGGTGGACGCGGTCGGTGTGCGGACGCCGGCACCCGAGCCCTCATCCGCGTCGCCTCGGAGGAGGTCCACGTGACGGCAACCCCTTCGCCCGACCCGTCGGGCACGGATTCGACCGACCCCACCCCGCTCGAGACCGCTGCGCCGGTCGATGCGACGCACGTCTCCGACGATGCGCTCGCGACCCTGATCGGCCTTGCGGCGCACGAGGTGCCCGGCGTCGTCGGGATGGCGCCCGCCGGCTTCGGGGACGGCATCCGCCGCATCCTCGGCGTCCGCCAGGCGGACGAGGGCGTCGAAATCGATCGCGAGCACGAGGACGACGCCCCCGACGTCGTCCTTCACGTCGTCGTCGCCTACGGCGTGAACATCCCGGTGGTCGCCGAATCGGTCGAGGAGCGCGTGCGTTACGCCTCCGAGCACTACGGAGGCGTCGAGGTCGCCGACGTCACGGTCCGGGTGGCGGGGGTGTCGCGTGATTGACGCCGCCCAACGCGAACCGGTGACCGCGACGTCGCTCGCGTCGGCCTTCGCCTTCGCGACCGACTGGTTGGGCGTTCACGTCGACGAAGTGAACGCCCTGAACGTCTACCCGGTGCCGGACGGCGACACCGGCACGAACATGCACCTCACCATGCAGAGCGTCCGCCGGCAGGTCGCCGACGAGGACCCGCAGGACATGGATCGCCTCGCGCACGCGCTCGCGTACGGTTCGCTGCTCGGCGCGCGCGGTAACTCCGGCGTGATCCTCTCGCAGATCCTGAAGGGCTTCGCCGACGGCATCAAGGGGGCCGACGCGCTGGACGAAACGACCCTCGTCAAGGCGCTGGAGCGCGCGACCGACGCGGCGTACGCCGCGGTCATGAAGCCGGTCGAGGGCACCATCCTCTCGGTGTGCAAGGCGCTCGGCGAGCGTGCGGCGCAGGTGGAGGGGGGCGAGGGCCCCGTCGCGCTGCTCGAGGTGGCGCACGCCGCGGGCGAAACCGCGCTCGAGCGGACGCCGGACCAACTGCCGCTGCTCAAGCAGGCCGGCGTCGTCGACGCCGGCGGGTTGGGCCTGCTCCGGATCGTGGAGGGGCTCATCGCGCACTTCGAACGGCGCGACCTGCCGCCCCCCCCGAAGGTCGAGCGGCGGGCGCAGGAACAGTTCGAGGAGGAGGCGTTCGGGTACTGCACCGAATTCCTGCTCTCCGACGTGGACGTCCCCACGAAGGTCATCCAGGAGCTCGTCGCGCCGTACGGCGACTCGTTGTTGGTGGTCGGTGCCGAGGGGTTCGTCAAGGGCCACATCCACACCGAGGAACCCGAGCGGCTCCTCGCCGAGGTCGGCCGGTACGGCCACATGGTGCGCTCGAAGGTCGACGACATGAGCGAGCAGCACAGCGAAATCCTGGCCGGCGTCGAGATGACCGAGGCGGAGGCGCCCGCCCTCGCGATGGTCGCGGTCAGCGACGGGTACGGCGTCACGAACGCCTTCCGTTCGCTCGGGGCGCGCGTGGTCGGTGGGGGGCAGACGAACAACCCGTCGGTGCAGGACATCGCCGACGCCGTCCGTTCGGTCGGCGCGGAGACGGTGTTGGTGATGCCGAACAACAAGAACATCGTGATGGCCGCCGAGCGCGTCGACGAGTTGGTGCCCGACCGCGACGTGCGGGTGCTGCCCACCCGGACGTTGGGGCAGGGCCTCGCGGCCGCCGTGGCGTTCCAGGAGGACGGCGACGTCGACGGCGTCGTCGAGGGGATGATGGCGGCGGCGGAGGCGTCCCGCACGCTGGAGGTGACCCTCGCGAGTCGCGACGCGACCCTCGACGGCGTCGCCGTCACCGAGGGGCAGTTCATCGGGCTTCGCGACGGGACGCTGGTCGTGGCCGCGGACGCCGCGGAGGACGTGCTCGCGCGGATGCTCGAGGGGGAGGACGAGGCGGAGGTCGGCACGTTGTTCCACGCCGCGTCGGTCGAGGTGTCGGTGGCGCAGGCCACCGCGGAGCGCCTCGAGGCGGCGGTCGAGGACCTCGAGATCGAGGTGCATCCCGGCGCCCCCGACCTGTACCCCTACCTCCTCGTCCTCGAGTAGGCGGTCGGGGCGGCGCACCGGCGGCGGCGGACGGGCGCGGGGCGCGAGGGCGACGCGCCCGCCCAGGCCCCCACGCCGGTGCGTGGGCCACCGGCCGCGGTTCGGTCCGCGTCTAGGATGAAGGGGTCCCGCTCACGCGGGAGGAACCTGGAGGAGGTCATGCGTCCCGCCACGTCGTCCGCCGTCCGTACCGCCCTCGCCGCCGCCCTCGCCGCGGTCCTGCTCGCCGCGTGCGAGATCACCATCACGCCCGGCCCCACCTACGAGCGCCCGACCCCCGACGTGGCCGACCTGCGCGACGCGGCGCCGTTCGACGAGGCGTTCCTGAGCGACGGAGAGACCGCGTCGTGGGAGGTCCGCATCTCCCGCTTCGATGGCGATCAGGTCGTCTTCATGACCGACGGCGACGTCCTGCGCCTGCGCGACGCGAGCGGTCGCGTCGTCGCTTCGTCGGTGGTCGCCAACCGGTTCGTGGAGGGGGACGTCGTCCCCTTCGCCGTCCCGGCGATCACGGTCGAACCGACCGACCCCGGTGCGTGGCGGTGCGAGGCGGGACCGTGCGTGGCGGTGCCCGCGCCCGACGTCCCCGAGGTCGTGACGGTCGAGGTGGAGCGCTCGGGCTTCGGGAGCGCCTGGACCGACGTCTACGCCGCCGGGATGGCGTTCTACGACCCGGCCGAACCGACGAACGACGATCCCGACGGCGCGGTACGCCTCCGGAACGACGCGGTCGCGGCGCACGCGATCGAGACGATCGGGGACGTCGACCGCTTCGTGGTCGACGAGGAAGGCCGGTACGACGTCGCCCCCGCCTTCGACCTCGACCTGCGCGTCACCGTCCGCGGGGGCGGCGAGGCGCTCGACTACCGCCTGGAGGCCGGCGACCCGCCCGGGTCGGTGTACCTGTTCGCGGGGGACACCGTCGTCGTCGAGGCGGACGACGCGGGGCGCGCGGCGACGGCGGACGGCAGCGCGTACGAGATCGCGCACCCCGCCCAAAGCAGCGAACGGCTCCCACCCGAGTGAGGCGGCGCGCCCCCCGCCGCGGTGCGGTCCGCGCCCTCCTCGGGGCCTGCGTCGTGGTCGCGACGTCGGGGTGGGGGACGGCGCAGCCGGACGGCTGTCCCCCCGCCGCGGCGGACCCGGCGGCGCAGGCGTTGCTGGCGATCGAGGGGGCGCTGCCCGACGCGGCGTCGGTCCTCGCGAAGGGGCCCGACCGGACGCTCCTCGAGCGCGTCCGTGCGGGCGACGACGAGGTCGACCTGTTGGCGGTCGCGAGCGCCGCGTACGGGGTGGCGGTGCCGCCCGGGACGCCCGACGTGGACGCCTGGCGCGCCTGGACCGACGTCGCGGCGGAGGCCGTCACGGCGTACGCCGTGCTCCTCGAGGCGGCCCCCGGGGAGGTCGTCGCGCAGGGCACCTACTGGGCCAGCCCGTGGTTGGAACGCCTCACCGTCCGGCGGCTCGACGCGCCGCCCGACGACCCGTACGCGCCCGAGGCGTGGGCGGCGCTCGGGTCGTGCCGCGTGACGCCGGACGGCTGGATCGCGGTGCCGGCCGCGACGCTGCGCGACGTCGCGGGGAACGCGCCGGAGCGCTACGCCTACCTCGCGCCGGAGGGCCCCGACGGGCGCGACCTGCCGGGCGTCTGGATCGACGCGGCGGACCTCCCCGACGCGGTGCGGTTCGACCACCCCGCGGTCCGCGACGCGGACCGCTTCCACGCCTGGTTCGCCGGCCCCCCGCTTCCGTTCCTCGTGTGGGCGTCGGTCGTGCCGCAGGTGCGGTCCAGCGTCGATCCGGACGCGTTGCTCACGACGGTCCTGGAGATCGCCGGGTTCTGACGCGCTCGCGTCAGGGGCCGCGTGCAGCGACCGCGTCCCGCACGGCGCGCTGCATGGCGGCCGCCGCCGTCCGAGCGCTGGCGGCGGGGTCGTCCCCGCCCGCGTGCGTGAGGCTCCGACTGGCGCTCACGACCGCCCCGAACCCGTCGGCGTCGAAGGCGGCGGCGACGTCGGTCGCGTCCGCCCCCTGCGCACCGTAGCCGGGCACGAGCAGGACCGCGTGGGGGAGACGCGCCCGCGCGCGGGCGAGGGCGTCCGGATGCGTCCCGCCCACCACCGCCCCGAACGGCCCGTACCCGCGGACGTCGAGGCGTCCCTCCCGCGCGCGGGCGGTCCACAGGTCGGCGACGTGGTCGGCGACGGAGCGTCCGTCGGCCAGCGCGAGGTCCTGCAGGTCCGCGCCGCCGGGGTTGCTGGTACGGACCAGGGCGAACAGCCCGCGGCCCTCCGCCTCCGCCGCCGCCGCGAACGGCTCCAGTGCGTCCATCCCGAGGTACGGGTTCACCGTGAGGGCGTCGGCGACGAACGGACCGTCGCGGAGGTACGCGTCGGCGTAGGCGTCGGCGGTACTGCCGACGTCGCCGCGTTTCGCGTCGAGGATGGCGGGCAGCCCGAGCGTCCGGGCGTCGACCAGGAGTTGCGCGAGGCCGATCCAGCCGGGGATGCCGAGCCGCTCGAAGAACGCCGCTTGGAACTTCACGCACGCCAGGTGGTCCGCCGCCGCCTCCAGTTGGGCCCGGTGGTAGGCCGTGACGGCCTTCGCGACCTGCGCGCCGTCCCCCCCGAACCGGTCCGGGTGGGTCGAGGGATGCGCGTGCGGCCGCGGGTCGATCCCCATGCAAACCGCCGTCCCGAGCGCCTCCATGCGGGCGTGGAGCGCCTCGACGAACGGTGTCCGGGGATCGTCGCCGTCGTCGGGGGGCACTAGGCGGCGGCCCGACCGTGGCAGTGCTTGTACTTCTTGCCGCTGCCGCAGGGGCACGGGTCGTTCCGCCCGACCTTGTCGCCCACCTCGACCGGTTTCGTCTTGCTCTGCGCCTGGCCGCCCCTCGCGGCGCCCGTGAGGGCGGCGAGGCCGGCGGGGGTCCCGCCGTCGTCGTACGTGACGTTGCGGCGGGTCTCGGTCCGCTCGAGCGAGGTGTCGCTCTGCACCTGGACGCGGAACAACAACTTCGCGACGTTCAGGCGGATGGTGGCCTTCATCTCCTCGAAGAGGTTGTAGCCCTCGAAGGCGTACTCCTGCAGCGGGTTGCGCTGGCCGTACCCGCGCAGGCCGATCCCCTGCCGCAGGACGTCCATCGCGTGCAGGTGTTCCTTCCAGTGCTGGTCGACGGTCTGCAGCACGATGTAGCGCTCGAGGTCGCGCATGAGGGCGCTCCCGAACTCCGCTTCGCGCGCGGCGTACGCCGCCTCGATCTCCGGGACCAGGAGGTCCGTGGCGTCGTCGGGATCCATGCCGCGGAGGCGTTCGAAGTCGAACCCCTCGAGCGGCGGGAGGGCGTCGAGGATCGCTTGGCGCAACTCGCCGATCTCCATCTCCTCGGGCTCGAGCTGCGGGTTGAGGGTGGCTTGCACCTGCGCGTCGACGTACTCCGCGATCATGTCCTGGACGTCGTCGGCGATGTCGTTGCCGAGCAGGATGTCGCGCCGCTGCTTGTAGATCACTTCGCGCTGCTTGCTCATGACGTTGTCGTACTCGAGCAGCTGCTTGCGGATCCCCAGGTTGCGGTCCTCGACGCGTTTCTGGGCGCGTTCGATGGCGCCGGACACCATCTTCGCTTCGATCGGTTGGGTGTCGTCCATCCCCAGGCGGTCCATCATGCCGAGCACCCGCTCGCTGGCGAAGAGCTGCATGAGGTCGTCCTCGAAGGAGACGTAGAAGCGGCTGGAGCCGGGGTCGCCCTGCCGGCCGGAGCGGCCGCGCAACTGGTTGTCGATGCGGCGCGCCTCGTGCCGTTCGGTCCCGATGATGTGCAGGCCGCCCGCCGCGAGGACCTTCTCCTGGTCGGCGCGGGCCTCGTCGCGGAGGCGTTCGAGCTTCGAGAGCACGTCGGGGGGGAGCCCCTCGAGGCGGCGGGCGATCGCCTGCGCGTCGTCCATGCGGTCGCGCATGACCGACTTGATCAACAACTCCGTGTCGCTGTCGTAGCGGTCGAACCCCTCGCGCGCCAGCAGCTGCCGACCGAGCGCTTCGGGGTTCCCCCCGAGCACGATGTCGGTCCCGCGCCCCGCCATGTTGGTGCTGATCGTCACGGCCCCACTCCGGCCGGCCTGCGACACGATCTCCGCTTCGCGGTCGTGGAACTTCGCGTTCAGCACCTCGTGCGGGATGCCGCGCCGCTTCAGCATCGTCGCGAGCGTCTCCGACGCCTCGATGGTGACGGTGCCGACGAGGATCGGTTGGCCGGTCGCGTGGATCTCCGCGATCTCTTCGACGACCGCTTCGAACTTGCCCTGCACCGTGCGGTAGACGACGTCCTCGAAGTCCTTGCGGACGACCGGCTCGTTGGTGGGGATCACGAGGACGTCGCTTTCGTAGATCTCCTGGAACTCCTTCTCGTCGGTCTTCGCGGTCCCCGTCATCCCGGCGATCTTGTCGTAGAGCTTGAAGAAGTTCTGGTACGTCACCGTCGCGAGCGTCTGGTTCTCCCGCTCGATCTTGACGCCCTCCTTCGCTTCGATCGCTTGGTGCAGGCCCTCCCCGAAGCGACGCCCGGGCATCAGACGGCCGGTGAACTCGTCGACGATGACGATGCCGCCCGCCTCGTCCTTCACGTACTGCTGGTCGATGGCGTAGTGCTCCTTCGCCCGCAACGCCTGGCGCAGCATGTGGCCGAGCTCCATGTTCTCGTGACTGAAGATGTCGTCGATCTTCAGCAGGTCCTCCGCCTTGGCGATGCCCTGCTCGGTGAGGTGGACGTCCTTCGTCTTGCCGTCCGCCGTGTAGTCACCGGTGGGGGGGACGTCCTCCCCCTCGCCCGGCTCGCCCCGCTCGAGCTGCTTGGCGACCTTCGCCATCGTGAAGTACTTGTCGGTGGCGACCTCCGCGGGACCGGAGATGATCAACGGCGTGCGCGCCTCGTCGATGAGGATCGAGTCGACCTCGTCGATGATCGCGTAGTGCATCGGCGTCTCTTCACGCAGCACGAGCTGGTCGGGGCGCAACGCCATGTTGTCGCGCAGGTAGTCGAAGCCCAACTCCGAGTTCGTGATGTAGGTGACGTCGCGGCGGTACATCTCGCGCCGCGTGGCGTTGTCGTGCCCGTGCTCGATGACGCCGGCCGTCAACCCCAAGCCGCGATAGACCGGCCCCATCCACTCCGCGCCGGTCCGCGCCAGGTAGTCGTTCGTGGTGACCAGGTGGCTCCCCATGCCGTCCAAGGCGTTCAGGACCAACGCCAACGTCGCGACGAGGGTCTTGCCCTCCCCGGTCTTCATCTCCGCGATGCGGCCGTAGTGGAGCGCCGCCGCCCCGATCAACTGCACGTCGTAGTGCCGCAGGCCCAGGTAGCGCTTCGCGGATTCGCGCGTGAGCGCGAACGACTCGGGCAGGAGCGCCTCGAGGGTCTCGCCGCCCTCGCGGCGGGCCCTCAGTGCGGCGTAGGCCGCGACGAGGTCGTCGACCGCCTCCATGTCCGCTTCGAGCGCGTTGACCGCGCCGACCACCTCGTTCTCGAGGCGGCCGACCTCGCGGTCGTTGCCGTCGAACATCTTCTGCAGGAATCCGAGCATGCCGGGGTGAGCTCCCTCCGTGCGGAGCGACGTCCGGGACGGACCCCGCGCCCCGCTTCACGCCCCGGAGTGTAGCACCGCGCGCCCGCGCGCCCGTCGGCCGGACGGCTCAAGGGCGACGCACCTCGGTGACGGCGTTGCTGCCGTAGCGGCGGACGCGGGGCGCGGCCGCCCCGAGCCGCGCGAGGGGGCCCTCGAGGGCGGCGGCGGCGTCGAACCGCGTCGGGTGCTGCAGCAGCCAACGACCGCCGGGCGCGACCCCGCCGGCCTCGAGGACCGCCGCGAAGATCCGCGCGAGGTCGTCGGGGTAGGGCGGCGCGACGAACGTCACGCCGTATGCGTCGGGCCGGTCCCGCGCCACGCGCAGCGCGTCCGCCTCGAGCACCTCGACGTCCAGGCCGGCCCGCCGTGCGTTGCGGCGCAGGACCGCCGCCGCCGCGCTGGAGCGTTCGACCAGCGTCACCGGGAAGCCGCGGCTGGCGGCCTCGAGACCGATGGCGCCGGTGCCGGCGTACAGGTCCAGGAACGGGGTGCGGGGCGCGAACTGCAGCGCGTCGAACACCGCCTCGCGCAAGCGCGAGGGGCTCGGCCGGGTCCCGCGCCGCGGGGTGTCGAGGACGGCGCCCTTCGCGACGCCCCCGAGGATCCTCAGGTCCTTCACGGCTTCACCATCGCACGGAGGCGCGCGGTATCGTCCACGCCGTGATGCGGACGTTGGCGCCGGACGAGTGGGTGTGGTTCCTGTCGCGGAGCCTGCACTACCTCGGGCACGACGACCCGGTGGGGTTGGCGCGCCGCTTCGGGGCGCGGGTGCGC
The sequence above is drawn from the Trueperaceae bacterium genome and encodes:
- a CDS encoding DUF3809 family protein, translating into MKLERRVAFDVPSTLPPDPAIAFVRDVERSLRHADFLERLEVGDDGVVSAMLPVNAALFGQQRLRFRSRVEPTEDGGALVGLDLDDVPGWARVGGRGRVEPDGDGTVLRYAFDVEIHLSLPTSRHWGGRALLRMIDVTADAVLAKIQASFPEAVRAAAQDAAREVDAA
- the mnmE gene encoding tRNA uridine-5-carboxymethylaminomethyl(34) synthesis GTPase MnmE — its product is MALPPSGDTIAAIATAAGEGAIGIVRVAGPDAFDVADAVFRPRRGRPPSARPAGRIVTGRVTRDGAVLDDAVLLPFRAPHSYTGQDAVELQTHGGPAVLRAVLDACLAAGARPAGPGEFTLRAYLAGKLDLVQAESVLAVVEARSERARRSAADGLTERLSQELLHLEAALTAAYGDVTAVLDYPEEGVELRDPRPRIMGVRERIAALLATADAAALARRGARLAIVGRPNAGKSSLLNALLGFDRSIVSDVPGTTRDYLEAPLELRGVPVTAIDTAGVRESPDAIESVGVERALDLAENADLVLGLWDASRPLEAEDRALWDRLPQGRTLAVASKGDLPPAWDPAAPGGGLPAALPVSATTGDGMEALVDAVAEALVGSATGEEVWVTSDRHVDVLRRVDAALARALEAPDDLMAMDVQDALVDLASLTGRGDVAEATLEHVFANFCVGK
- a CDS encoding phosphatase PAP2 family protein, translated to MTGIELLQRVATPWLDRVAMIGTHVGSEAFFVAALSVTYLAIDAGAGRRLALAVVVSQWTNQALKGVVDAPRPFELDPSLLRLPGAAETAPHASFPSGHAQVSATFWTFAAWHVRRRRFGLLAVAGVVGVAWTRPYLGVHTVPDVLAGVGIGVAIAAGAVGLVALGVRLPSVAEGALGVGVPLAGVLLVPTPDAARLAGAFAGVATAPLLRRHAPRGGPLRRAATAAAGLGAAAAVLAAGSAAARPLVAGGVPPAAVEAGVTLAAVYGAWVAAPWTADALLGGGLR
- the truA gene encoding tRNA pseudouridine(38-40) synthase TruA, which gives rise to MSVAPDGRRVALTVEFDGTDFRGWQSQPTGERTVQDTLEAALARLPGPHGRVHAAGRTDAGVHALAMTAHVDTRSALPPEKLRLALDAHLPRDVAVLAVEDVPTSFEAQFGATYRRYLYRMRVVRDAPRGVALDRARVLMVHVPLDVAAMQRAAPAFLGTRDFSSLATQETRSRVRTLLLCELRERDGDLELHVAADGFLRGMVRAIAGTLLRVGTGRLAPEAIPAILEAKDRRRAGQAVAPYALYFVEAGYAPWDGARSDARLARLRGRPG
- the moaC gene encoding cyclic pyranopterin monophosphate synthase MoaC, translated to MAGPHFRDGHPWMVDVGAKAPSARVAVAEATVRLPADAVHALDAPNAKGDPVAVAELAGIHGSKRTADLIPLCHPLPLDRCEVVATREGDVVRFTATAATHARTGVEMEAMTAASVAALTLYDMLKSVSKGIAIEAVRLLSKEGGKSGAWSASDRST
- a CDS encoding DUF1999 family protein, which codes for MVRVRPLDVSDGDALGAFADAAPGRGAVAFYARTGHAFVAEDDAGIAGFALAAAVWDGERPTVRLARLALRAHAEADEADAVRAALLEAVTKSAYDAAVYDLVAEIPEGDAATAAWLVAADWTVRPVTTFVRILGSRGGGDRGA
- a CDS encoding DUF503 domain-containing protein translates to MSDGGLPVTWVGVATFDVHTPDARSKKDKRGVVTPLVERLRRRYPVSVARLAGVDRLDRETIGLVVINADAAQCRSVLETATAYAATFGARVDAVRIDVERWD
- a CDS encoding Asp23/Gls24 family envelope stress response protein encodes the protein MTATPSPDPSGTDSTDPTPLETAAPVDATHVSDDALATLIGLAAHEVPGVVGMAPAGFGDGIRRILGVRQADEGVEIDREHEDDAPDVVLHVVVAYGVNIPVVAESVEERVRYASEHYGGVEVADVTVRVAGVSRD
- a CDS encoding DAK2 domain-containing protein codes for the protein MIDAAQREPVTATSLASAFAFATDWLGVHVDEVNALNVYPVPDGDTGTNMHLTMQSVRRQVADEDPQDMDRLAHALAYGSLLGARGNSGVILSQILKGFADGIKGADALDETTLVKALERATDAAYAAVMKPVEGTILSVCKALGERAAQVEGGEGPVALLEVAHAAGETALERTPDQLPLLKQAGVVDAGGLGLLRIVEGLIAHFERRDLPPPPKVERRAQEQFEEEAFGYCTEFLLSDVDVPTKVIQELVAPYGDSLLVVGAEGFVKGHIHTEEPERLLAEVGRYGHMVRSKVDDMSEQHSEILAGVEMTEAEAPALAMVAVSDGYGVTNAFRSLGARVVGGGQTNNPSVQDIADAVRSVGAETVLVMPNNKNIVMAAERVDELVPDRDVRVLPTRTLGQGLAAAVAFQEDGDVDGVVEGMMAAAEASRTLEVTLASRDATLDGVAVTEGQFIGLRDGTLVVAADAAEDVLARMLEGEDEAEVGTLFHAASVEVSVAQATAERLEAAVEDLEIEVHPGAPDLYPYLLVLE